The sequence gaggtttcactgtacacatTAAATCAATggactacacacacacacacatgtgtacgTACCGGGGGCTATGGTGCAGACCCTGATCCCATTGCGTGACAAGTCCCGTGCAATTGGCAAGGTCATCCCAACTATGGCTCCCTTGGAAGCGGAATAAGCTGCCTGGCCCATCTGACCATCAAATGCTGCAACACTGGCAGTATTAACAATAACACCTCGTTCTCCATTTGAATTTAAAGGCTCTCCTGCTGTCATCTGTTCAGCAACAAGGCGAATTGTATTGAAGGTACCACTCACATTGACATTCAGTACACGGTTGAATTCATCCAGTGGATGGGGACCCTTTTTGGACAGTGTTTTAACAGCTATCCCAATACCAGCACAATTAACTAGAGTGTTCAGTTGGCCATGCTTCTCTTTGGCAATGGATATCAAATTCTTCACATCCTCCTCAGAAGTCACCTATGTAAATAAACGACTAGTTTACATAATGATACCACATAAGTATGCAAATACACcgtatattatacatgtacatgttctaAAGCCAatcatacaacacacacacacacacacacacacacacacacacacacacacaaactacacaccactAGAGCTGTGCGATTATATCAATTATGCAATTAATCGATTGCAATACTAATCATGATACGCAATAATTGCAAACAATTTGAAATAATTGATTAATTGGAAATAGTACATTCTTCTTATAATATACTGTCAAGAGCCTAATTATTCAATTTTAACCAACCCATATCACAAGTAATGCTAGTAAAGGAAACCTTTTGTCACAAACTAGAGACGAGTGCCTTCTAAATAAGGCATTTTAGCTTAAAATACACAGAATGCAATCAATCACATAATCGTAATTACTTGGTAATAATCACTTGTAATTGCAATTGTAGTCACAATCACATAACACaaacgtacacacacacacacacacacacgtacacacgtacacacacacacgtacacacacacacacactacacactacatacactacactactactactacacatatacacacaaattgTAAAGCCTCAATTAGCCATCACCTACCAATTGTTACAAATGACACATCTACCTACATACTATACAAGAGTTAATACCAAAGTGTTTTACATTACACAAATTTTTCTGGATACGGGGGAAATACAAAACCATTTTTTCTAAGTACCTGTCCTACACAAGACATCTAAAACCAATTGTTACAAATGACACATCTACCTACATACTATACAAGAGTTAATACCAAAGTGTTTTACATTACACAAATTTTTCTGGATACGGGGGAAATACAAAACCATTTGTTCTAAGTACCTGTCCTACACAAGACATCTCTAAACATTCATCCAGAAATTGTCACGTAAATTGTTCTATCAAAAGaatcaccatatatggtattaaAAGATCACAGAGGAATAGTAACATGGCATTAGGTAGCCTCCACAAACAATGCCCAATTCAAAATAATGCAAAACTAATAACAATATTAGGAAATGGGTAGACAATGCATAAAACAGTACCATTATCCAGGATATTAGTAGCATTCTCAAAATTCCAAAGGGGAGACTAGATGGATGATATAATCCAACAAATGGATTTCATTTTCAAATTCCAAACAAGCCAATTACATACTCCAGTGATTATTTAATATTTTACTTTATGCTAATTCTAAAAACAGAAGCCCAGAAATCTACAGTACTTCAAACTCATAATCAGATTGTTGTCTCGTAACGTGTAAGCACCAGTCAGTGCTAAACGAATTTTGCATTCACTTACAGGATATAATCATAATTTGATTCTGGATCAGTCAGGCCTCTGTGCGATGTTGATTTTTGCCTTTATTTAATTGTTGGGTAAGTATGGTGAGTTTAGGGTTGACAAATCTCACAATAAAAATATAAACATCCACCTTCACTGAGCACATGACTTTTTCTATATCAGAAATGTTGATTGCTGCATTCCATGCTATGGCATAGTGGACCAATGATACACACAGTACATAGTCAAGATATCAGATATACTATACTAACTACAGTCTACTATGCATGACTTCTGTATTCACTACAATAAAACACAAGGGACAAACAGGGTAAGAATAATACACATTTGAGAACTAGTAACATGGTAATCTATAACAATTTCACGCAACAATCTACAGTTGTTAAATACATAAGGTTTTAATGTGTACTTACATACGCACATACAGACATTTtgagacccagaatttttggccactttttgctataatatagaggttttcctttttcagagataaaaaaaatgtattaactagacctgttgggaccaaaatttttgtctataatttattatggagattttttctattgtgtccttaatccagggagtttgttaagagaggttccactgtattcgtTAAGCTATCACTGTTTATATTCTACGGTAATTTTGTTTCTTTAGGCATGCTGATGAGTAACTATTACCCAAATACATACGTAGCTGTCTGTTTGTTCAAATTGCTGAAAAGGGTAGCAAAGCATATATCTTTAACAAGTAACAATTAATCTACTAAATTTAGTATTGCAAATTCTAAGTCCATCCATACAACTGAGTATGAAACCACAAAAACTAAAGACTTTCCAGGTTGTTGAAGCATGTTCACAGTTTCTTATGGGAACTTAATTTTGGCAAATCAGGAAACACAAGAAAACAGCCAAAACAGACCAGTACACCACTCATCACAGTAGTTAAACAACAAATTATAGTCTATCCACTTTTATTTACTGTGTAATGATCACTATTTTATCAACACACTCAAACCCCTTACCGTAACATACAATTACTTTTTACAGATTGGGTGGTATGAAAGCCATATGGTTATATTTCTAATCAAATTTCAATGACTGTGAGACCAGTGAACACACCAAATAAGGTTGAAGAAATTATCTCCACCTTTAAAAGCATCACTTTTCTGCACTTGCTAAATCAGCCAAGTATAAATTTCCCGAATAGGAAATTACAGACAATTTTGTTTTGGGCAGATACCACTTTAGCTAGCCATTCAAAATCAAGGATGCAAAAACCAAATGTCCAATTATAAATAAAAAAGGCATTGTTAGAGATGAAAGCCTCCATAGGAGCTGCACCATGTACAGACTTAATTGGAGTAGTATAGGAACTAAGATGTCACTGTGTTTGGGTTAGAAACAGGCATAGCGTATAGTTTGCCAAACAGCACAAACTAAGGACGACAATTAAATTGATACAAGTTCATGACTAGTCTTCTTACACTTTTACAAAGGAAATGATCACACTGCTAAGGTATTTATTGTCTCGAGTTTCCTTCCTGTGGAACCAATTCTCACGAATTGCCATGTACTTACTTGGAAGCAACCATACACACACTTGACACTATGTATCAACTACTGCAAAATCTTAGTCAAAAAGGAATAGCAActttatatatagctacaatatttTGAAATCATATATTCTAGTCTTGATACCGTTCTGTTTTATTCCTTATGAGTATTACAGTGAAACACCTCTGTAATGGACGCAATGGCATCAGGCCTATTAAGGTAAAGAAAGTGGTTTCAAGATAAAGAAATAGAAGAACTAGCTCATATACTCCACCACAGATATATGACTCTTAATAAGGATTGTCACATGCCCAGTATACTACGCGTTTTGCTTGCTATTGCTTTGAAGAGCATGAAAAGATTAATATTTCTTCCTACTGTAGATTATTAATTATAATATGAATAAGTGTAAGGTTGAGTGATACAAGCTACATTGATAGAAGCCACTGAGTGGCCTTTCCCATAGAAGTTATATAGAGCCGTTTCGGTATCACTTTTACACCAAAGTATGTTTCTGTTTCTGTAGCCTCTGCACACATTTCCTGGTATCAACGATACACAGCATATTAGAACCCCATTAGTCATTAGAATTGGTTTGTAAGTCACACCTCTGGTTTAAACATAGTAGTTACAACTTTGCTCAGTGTTGTAATATCCTCGTGTCTTTTTTCTTGTAACTCTGCAACAGTATTCATTCAGTGAattctatcccactagggacctgtgagaaggcttaaagcctgtgaatacaaaCGTTGAAGAATGCGGAataaaatcccagacccagtggtaacttgatccccagcaacataCAGTCTAGGAATGtgccaaaggagccacaacaacCGGGATGCATGATTGTTGTTTAGCAAAATTATTTGTCTTTCAATAATAATGCCAAGCAGTTGAACAAAGCTATAGTAGTATGGTGGCACAGGATTCTAACCCTTCTTGCAAAATCCTTCAAATGGTCAATAAATCTGGTATGCGGTGCAAACTATGGGAACTACATGCCCATTCAAAACACGGCTATTTTTGGCACGTGACACTGTTTCTGATCCCTATTAAGAGTGACTCCACCATGTTTTCAAATACtatataagcagaaattttgacGAGCAGAATATTTGGTGTTTGCTTAATAATTTGTATTTGGCAAGAGTTTAATTTGACGAAGTACGTACAATGTGGAGTTCCGTAATTGTATAGCTGGCTTCTCGTTTACAAagatgtatgtacgtacatttaCTTTGTTGGCCAGCATACTGGAAAGACTTTCATGTGAGACGAGGACAGAGAATCTCCATGACAGTGTAGCAAAAGGAAACAAAATGATTGGGAGCATTCTCCATGCCAAGTAGCTAGTTATGATCTCCACTGCGTGTTTCTCAAAGTGTATCTTCCTTGAGCAGCATCTTTGCTTCACTATACTTCTGGCAAAATAGTATAGGACGAccttaatctgtgatatttatacAGACAATTGTAGAATTGTTTGATTATAACCACTGACTGACCTCCAGTACATCTTGCTTGATCTGGCGCCTGTTCAATCGGTTAAAATACGTGACCGTCTCAGAAAAAAtccgtctagtttgcacaagcatgcgtattgagaaaattgtaacttaaaaataattcgtaaaattacacatgctagaAGAAAAAATACTCAAGTTTTATCaggccagtactcgaagaaggaagactcaaatcgattaaaactatataccatcttattcgcctgctcatggagagttcgaaaatctttgtttcgtttttgTAGCTTCAACGATATGGGTGTCACGTGTGTTTgcttacgatgcggtaaacgtaaacaagatcgtcatcgtttcttctaacaaaccgccttcatacgcctatgcacaagtgactgcaaggctaaaactataccttgattgatctgccaatccatggtgaacattgtaagccaaatttcaactttgtagactaatccaaacggaagttatggctgcgaatgcaagcgcctgtagtttatttttagtatagtcactgtacaaaccaatttccttgttcttcctactttctagtgctgtaatttcaaaactacacaccacagaaggctgaaactttggtgatccattccttggacactgtagataatggtgagtgaataaaaaatttCTTTTAATTGTGCGAACTATAGTACGTTAACGTtcagctgaatcctgaaaaacagcttaaaattaaaagtggattttttctcaacagagttaacatttcagccaaccagatgattattggtaacagcaaaggtgtcaacaacagacatgtatggtttggctccattacaagttcgggaaagggccgtaatggacactgtacttaaatggcttccccataggaaatgtatcgtgaaaaatttgtaaatattatgtcaaacatttaacaaaaagattttgaaatatttttagcgggtcaagcaatactacaaatgagccaaatttcaagattgtgtgtaattgcatccatgagttattaaacgtttttgaggattcagctcaatgtgaacatactatagacgggttttcgctgagacggtcacataatTTATTAGAAACAGTAATGGTGA comes from Dysidea avara chromosome 4, odDysAvar1.4, whole genome shotgun sequence and encodes:
- the LOC136252091 gene encoding 3-hydroxyacyl-CoA dehydrogenase type-2-like, with protein sequence MAAVSKDIRSISKVIAIVTGGASGLGRATVARLVRNGARVTIADLPSSKGDDVAKELGERCSFVPTNVTSEEDVKNLISIAKEKHGQLNTLVNCAGIGIAVKTLSKKGPHPLDEFNRVLNVNVSGTFNTIRLVAEQMTAGEPLNSNGERGVIVNTASVAAFDGQMGQAAYSASKGAIVGMTLPIARDLSRNGIRVCTIAPGLFMTPLLAGLPEKVQTELAKSIPFPQRLGDPDEYAHLVQSIIENPMMNGEVIRLDGAIRMQP